The Thermosinus carboxydivorans Nor1 region GTTCGGTTTTACCGCGGTGCTAACCATTCCGGGAATGAAAAACGGCGACCTTGCCTTTTTGACTCTGGTGCGGCAGACTTATCCGGCGTGGTTCCTTGGTTTTATCGGCGCTGCCGGGGCCATCACCGCCATGGTCCCATCTTCGGTTATTCTTATCGGTGCATCTACCTTACTGGCTAAGAACGTGTACCATGGCATGATTAACCCGCAAGCGAGCGAAAAAACCGTCACTTTAATCGCCCGGTCGATCGTAATTGTGCTGACGGTGATTTCTTTATATCTTGCAATTTATGCCCCGAATATGCTTGTTAACTTATTGCTGATCGGCTACAACGGTGTTACGCAGTTCTTCCCCGCTGTCGTTTTAGCGCTGGTGTGGCGCGGTGTGACGAAAGCCGGCGTATTGACCGGAATTATCACCGGCATTAGCGTTGTGGCGTTCTTGACCTTCAACAAGATGGATCCCTTCTTGGGCTTTAACGGCGGCTTCGTGGCATTAACTGTCAATTTTGTCGTCACGGTAATTGTCAGCCTGATGACGACACCGCCTCCTAAGGAAACTGTTGATACCTTCTTTAAAGCCATTGCTGAAGAAAGTGTATAACACAAAAAGAGCGCCGGGAATAACCTTAACCGGGGAAGCCCCTACCATCCTGCATAGTTTTCGGCAGGTCGTTTCAAACAAGGGGAACCCCATGGGCGAAGTCATGTTGTGGTGGGTGGCAGATAGTCCGTAGTAGTGAATAATCCCTGGCTAATGAAACCTGGTAACAGGACTGGAGGGGAAAACCAGGGAAACACTGCAATAAGTTGCGGTGGAGTACACAGAGCTAAAAGCCTGTGTACTTGCGACGGGACGAAGATAAACCAAAGAGTGCAACGAATGTGTGCAAAATGAGAAAGAAGCCAGAAAGCACCAAGCCGTCGCGACAGAAATCCTAGAGGGGCAGCTAAAGCTGACAGTAAACAAAGAAAATACGCACATCACCCATGTGGGTAAAGGCGTCCCCTATCTAGGATTTATCATTTGCCGCAAGACGGTGGTCATAGCTCTTAAGAAGATTAAAAGCTTTAAAGCCAGCTTATCAGGAGCCGTATATACAAGGCCCGTACGTACGATTCTGTGAGAGGGCTAAGGCCCTAGATAAATTACTACTAGGGCCTTACTCTACTCGATTAGATTTAAATATCTTTGTTTTGTGGTTATTTTGTATAAATTACCATTTGACAGATTGGCCAACTCATGATATCTTTATTAACATCGCTACGGACGACGGAATAAATTACCAAGGACAATATGTTGACAAATCGCAGCAGAAGATATATAATTATATTCCGTCGCGGGGTTAAGCGACATGGTCCTTGAAAACTGAACAATGTAAGCACCAAGTGTATTTAAGGATGCGGAAGTAGCTCAGTGGTAGAGCATCGCCTTGCCAAGGCGAGGGTCGCGAGTTCGAATCTCGTTTTCCGCTCCATTTTATGATACTAACGAGCCTAGACAGGCTCCGATAGATAAATTTATTGGAGAGTTTGATCCTGGCTCAGGACGAACGCTGGCGGCGTGCCTAACACATGCAAGTCGAACGGGGAGCATAGCAATATGCTCCTAGTGGCGAACGGGTGAGTAACGCGTAGACAACCTACCTTCTAGATGGGGATAACACCGCGAAAGTGGTGCTAATACCGAATGTGTCAGCTTGGGCGCATGCCCAGGTTGAGAAAGGTGGCCTCTGGAAACAAGCTACCGCTAGAAGATGGGTCTGCGTCTGATTAGCTAGTTGGTAGGGTAACGGCCTACCAAGGCGACGATCAGTAGCCGGTCTGAGAGGATGGACGGCCACACTGGGACTGAGACACGGCCCAGACTCCTACGGGAGGCAGCAGTGGGGAATCTTCCGCAATGGGCGAAAGCCTGACGGAGCAACGCCGCGTGGGTGAAGAAGGCCTTCGGGTCGTAAAGCCCTGTCAACCGGGACGAAGTTTACTTATGCGAACAGTGTAAGTAAGTGACGGTACCGGAGGAGGAAGCCACGGCTAACTACGTGCCAGCAGCCGCGGTAATACGTAGGTGGCAAGCGTTGTCCGGAATTATTGGGCGTAAAGCGCGCGTAGGCGGGACGTCAAGTCCATCTTAAAAGGCCTGGGCTCAACCCTGGAATGGGATGGAAACTGACGTTCTTGAGTGCAGGAGAGGAAAGTGGAATTCCCGGTGTAGCGGTGAAATGCGTAGATATCGGGAGGAACACCAGTGGCGAAGGCGGCTTTCTGGACTGTGTCTGACGCTGAGGCGCGAAAGCCAGGGGAGCGAACGGGATTAGATACCCCGGTAGTCCTGGCCGTAAACGATGGGTACTAGGTGTGGGAGGTAACCAATCCTTCTGTGCCGGAGTTAACGCAATAAGTACCCCGCCTGGGGAGTACGGCCGCAAGGCTGAAACTCAAAGGAATTGACGGGGGCCCGCACAAGCGGTGGAGTATGTGGTTTAATTCGACGCAACGCGAAGAACCTTACCAGGGCTTGACATCGAGGGAAGCGGCTAGAGATAGTCGCGTCTTGCCGTGAGGTAAGACCCGAAGACAGGTGGTGCATGGCTGTCGTCAGCTCGTGTCGTGAGATGTTGGGTTAAGTCCCGCAACGAGCGCAACCCTTATCCCTTGTTGCCAGCACGTTATGGTGGGGACTCAAGGGAGACTGCCGCAGAGAATGCGGAGGAAGGTGGGGATGACGTCAAGTCATCATGCCCCTTATGTCCTGGGCTACACACGTACTACAATGGGCTTAAATAGAGGGCATGCGAAGCCGCGAGGCAGAGCGAACCCCAAAAACAAGCTCTCAGTTCGGATCGCAGGCTGCAACTCGCCTGCGTGAAGTCGGAATCGCTAGTAATCGCAGATCAGCATGCTGCGGTGAATACGTTCCCGGGCCTTGTACACACCGCCCGTCACACCACGAGAGTCGAGAGCACCCGAAGCCGGTGGGGTAACCGCAAGGGGCCAGCCGTCGAAGGTGAGATCGATGATTGGGGTGAAGTCGTAACAAGGTAGCCGTATCGGAAGGTGCGGCTGGATCACCTCCTTTCTAGGGAGAAAACTCCTAACAAGAGCACATTGGGAAGGCGTAGACGCACCATGGTGGTGGCTGTACGCCAAAGCTTACATTGTTCAGTCAAGGCCAACTTATTACCAAAAAGTACAGCTTGTAATTGAGCTGTCTTTATGGTAACATAATAATTCCTAGATAACGTGGGGATATAGCTCAGTTGGGAGAGCGCTTGAATGGCATTCAAGAGGTCAGGGGTTCGACTCCCCTTATCTCCACCACTTTTATTAAAATTAAATTTTATTAAATTAAGTTGCTAAGACTTACCTGTTGCTCTAAGCAAGCAGGTATTGTTGTATAATAATCTTGAGAGAACCCATGATCCTTGAAAACTGCACAGAAGATAGAAAAAGCGCATTTTAGGATAGCCTAAGAAATTAGGTCAAGCTAGGAAGGGCATACGGTGGATGCCTAGGCGCCAAGAGCCGACGAAGGACGCGGTAAGCTGCGAAAAGCCACGGGGAGCCGCAAGCAGGCGTAGATCCGTGGATGTCCGAATGGGGGAACCCGGCGGTGGTAATGCACCGTCATCCATCGTAAGATGGAAGGGAACCCGGGGAACTGAAACATCTAAGTACCCGGAGGAAAAGTAATCAAACGAGATTCCCTAAGTAGCGGCGAGCGAAAGGGGAAGAGCCCAAACCGGTTGCGCTATGCGCAACCGGGGTTGTGGACCAACATAAGGACTGGCGAGGTCTAGTCGAACTACCTGGAAAGGTAGGCCGCAGAAGGTAAAAGCCCTGTAGGCGAAAGGCGGAGCCAGCCGGTTGGGATCCAGAGTACCACGGGATACGTGGAGTCCTGTGGGAAGCAGGGGGGACCACCCTCCAAGGCAAAATACTCCTTGGCGACCGATAGCGCATAGTACCGTGAGGGAAAGGTGAAAAGCACCCCGGGAGGGGAGTGAAAGAGGACCTGAAACCGTATGTCTACAAGCAGTCGGAGATGTGAAAGCATCGACGGCGTGCCTATTGAAGAATGAACCGGCGAGTTACAGCAGCCAGCGAGGTTAAGCAGAAAATGCGGAGCCGAAGCGAAAGCGAGTCTGAAGAGGGCGAGAAAGTTGGCTGTTGTAGACCCGAAACCGCAGTGATCTATCCATGGCCAGGGTGAAGCGCAGGTAACAATGCGTGGAGGCCCGAACCGGTGGGCGTTGAAAAGTCCTCGGATGAGTTGTGGATAGGGGTGAAATGCCAATCGAACGCGGAGATAGCTGGTTCTCCCCGAAATAGCTTTAGGGCTAGCCTCAAGTGGTGAGTGCAGGCGGTAGAGCACTGATAGGGCTAGGGGCCGTAAGGTTACCGAACCTTGTCAAACTGCGAATGGCTGCATTTAGAGCTTGGGAGTCAGACTACGAGTGATAAGATCCGTAGTCAAGAGGGAAACAGCCCAGACCATCAGCTAAGGTCCCGAATGCCGTGCTAAGTGGCAAAGGATGTGGCGCTACAAAAACAACCAGGATGTTGGCTTAGAAGCAGCCATCATTCAAAGAGTGCGTAATAGCTCACTGGTCGAGTGGCGCTGCGCCGAAGATGTCCGGGGCTAAAGCACGGAACCGAAGCTATGGCTTTTTCGACAGTCGACTTTTGACGTTTGACTTTCGAAAGGGAGTGACGAGATGTCAGGGTACAAAGAATTAGTAGTATATAAGGCATCATATGATGCGGCATTACAAATTCACCAACTGACACAGTCATTTCCCAAATACGAATTGTATGAAATCGGGAGTCAATTGCGGAGAGCTGCGATATCAATTCCATTAAATATAGCAGAAGGATATGGCAGAAAGACATATCAAAAAGATTTTAAGAATTTCTTAGTAACCGCATTGGGTTCATGCAACGAAGTGCAAGTACTGCTAGATATGGTCAAAGATCTAGGATATATAGACGAGCAACATGAAATGCTTAAAGAAACAT contains the following coding sequences:
- a CDS encoding sodium:solute symporter family transporter — translated: FGFTAVLTIPGMKNGDLAFLTLVRQTYPAWFLGFIGAAGAITAMVPSSVILIGASTLLAKNVYHGMINPQASEKTVTLIARSIVIVLTVISLYLAIYAPNMLVNLLLIGYNGVTQFFPAVVLALVWRGVTKAGVLTGIITGISVVAFLTFNKMDPFLGFNGGFVALTVNFVVTVIVSLMTTPPPKETVDTFFKAIAEESV